From the genome of Papaver somniferum cultivar HN1 chromosome 2, ASM357369v1, whole genome shotgun sequence, one region includes:
- the LOC113352802 gene encoding indole-3-acetic acid-amido synthetase GH3.6-like yields MVAVKCLQQHWTLLCDDIRHGTIAEDHPKITDPSVRKAVMKILVKTNPKLADFIENECKRDSSWEGIVFRLWPNAKCIVTIITGTMSHHINNIDFYRNGLPIVSHMYACSECFLGINLDPLTKPPEVSYTLIPTLAYFEFLPILGEDDNPKDNFNQEKKQHHPELVDLVKVELGREYELVVTNYAGLYRYRVGDVLRVAGFKNNAPQFNFMRRRNVVLSIDMDKTNETELQNAVKKAVYHLMIMSNVSLVEYTSFPDTSTFPGHYVLYWELQGNNNNAVIPQKVLEECFLVMEEFLGYEYRYMRTNKKLIGPLEIKIVETETFCKLMDHAINQVSSVAQYKTPRCMKPGSMIEILNSMVLSSFFSPRCPQL; encoded by the exons ATGGTAGCCGTTAAGTGTTTACAGCAACATTGGACCCTTCTATGTGATGATATCCGACATGGAACTATAGCAGAAGACCACCCTAAAATCACTGACCCATCGGTGAGAAAAGCGGTCATGAAAATACTAGTCAAGACAAACCCCAAACTTGCTGATTTCATCGAGAATGAGTGTAAGAGAGATTCATCATGGGAAGGCATAGTGTTTAGGTTATGGCCTAATGCTAAGTGCATCGTCACCATCATTACTGGGACAATGTCTCATCACATCAATAACATTGATTTTTATCGTAATGGTCTTCCCATTGTTAGCCATATGTACGCATGTTCAGAATGCTTCTTAGGTATAAACCTTGACCCTCTAACTAAGCCACCTGAAGTTTCTTACACCCTTATCCCTACATTGGCATATTTTGAGTTCTTGCCGATACTCGGGGAAGATGATAATCCAAAGGACAACTTCAACCAGGAGAAAAAACAACATCATCCAGAACTGGTTGATCTCGTCAAGGTTGAGCTTGGACGAGAATATGAGCTTGTTGTCACCAATTATGCAG GACTTTATCGGTATAGAGTTGGAGACGTGCTACGAGTTGCTGGGTTCAAGAACAATGCTCCTCAGTTCAATTTCATGCGGAGAAGAAATGTAGTTCTAAGCATTGATATGGACAAGACAAACGAAACTGAGCTTCAAAATGCAGTGAAAAAAGCAGTTTACCATCTTATGATTATGTCTAATGTCTCTCTTGTTGAATACACTAGTTTTCCTGATACATCAACTTTTCCAGGACACTATGTGCTCTATTGGGAACTTCAGGGAAACAATAACAATGCCGTAATTCCTCAGAAAGTGCTTGAGGAATGTTTTCTGGTAATGGAAGAATTCCTCGGTTATGAGTATCGTTATATGCGCACTAACAAGAAATTAATTGGACCCCTAGAGATAAAGATTGTAGAGACAGAAACGTTTTGTAAGCTGATGGATCATGCAATCAACCAAGTTTCATCAGTTGCACAGTACAAGACTCCTCGATGCATGAAACCTGGTTCCATGATCGAAATCCTAAACTCTATGGTTCTTTCAAGCTTTTT